In Paenibacillus sp. BIC5C1, a genomic segment contains:
- a CDS encoding AroM family protein, whose amino-acid sequence MTKQLGMITIGQAPRTDVAPVIEKYLEGRAELLQVGVLDGLSATQIAALAPEPGEYVLTSRLQNGSAAIISREKIRPMLNQKIREFEAMGVPNILLLCTGSFPGLRSAKVHLIEPDRIIPPAVQAMADGRRLGLIGPLPEQAGQLDLKFSSLVQPAFAAASPYTSGESEFRQATESLKGRVELILLDCMGYDERHRQWVANASAGIPVILSNALMGKLVAEMV is encoded by the coding sequence ATGACCAAACAGCTTGGCATGATTACGATTGGACAAGCTCCGCGAACCGATGTTGCGCCTGTCATAGAAAAGTATCTTGAAGGGCGGGCGGAACTCCTTCAGGTCGGGGTGCTGGACGGACTGTCGGCAACTCAGATCGCTGCGCTGGCCCCGGAACCTGGTGAATATGTTTTGACTTCCCGTCTGCAGAATGGCAGTGCCGCTATCATATCCCGTGAAAAAATCAGACCGATGCTGAATCAAAAGATTCGTGAATTCGAAGCCATGGGTGTCCCCAATATTCTGCTGCTTTGCACAGGTTCCTTTCCGGGTCTGCGTTCAGCTAAGGTACACCTTATTGAGCCTGATCGTATTATTCCTCCAGCCGTACAGGCGATGGCCGATGGCCGCCGTCTGGGGCTTATCGGACCATTGCCAGAGCAAGCGGGACAGCTTGATTTGAAGTTTTCTTCCCTGGTCCAGCCTGCGTTTGCCGCTGCTTCTCCTTATACTTCCGGCGAGTCTGAGTTCCGGCAGGCGACGGAATCATTAAAGGGGCGTGTTGAACTCATTTTACTGGATTGCATGGGGTATGATGAGCGTCACCGACAATGGGTAGCCAATGCCAGCGCAGGAATCCCGGTCATTTTGTCGAATGCTCTAATGGGTAAACTGGTAGCGGAAATGGTCTGA
- a CDS encoding TetR/AcrR family transcriptional regulator, with product MTNQKSISGSVKSKSSNPVNRTKAVEVAAQLFLRQGYSYVSMDEVVRASGVSKSNIYYHFKNKEELLQAVVQYWIAQYESELYLLLSQREREVTERIYSFMALLSAGMEGRDYKGSCPFITLYMQTPASAPEVKESIARFFRELQPMMEKLLQQGMDRGEFRKGIEPGPAAALFIAALEGSLVLAETARDIGIIEQSARTFCQMLR from the coding sequence ATGACAAATCAAAAATCGATCTCGGGTTCTGTAAAATCCAAAAGTTCCAATCCGGTTAATCGGACCAAGGCAGTCGAAGTGGCTGCTCAGTTATTTTTGCGTCAGGGATATAGCTATGTCAGTATGGATGAGGTCGTGCGGGCAAGCGGGGTATCCAAATCGAATATCTATTACCATTTCAAAAACAAGGAGGAATTGCTCCAGGCGGTGGTGCAATACTGGATTGCCCAGTATGAATCTGAGCTCTACCTGCTGCTCAGTCAGCGTGAACGAGAAGTCACAGAACGGATCTATTCGTTCATGGCGTTACTGTCCGCAGGAATGGAAGGGCGCGATTATAAAGGAAGTTGTCCGTTTATTACATTGTATATGCAGACACCAGCCAGCGCACCCGAAGTGAAAGAAAGTATAGCCCGTTTCTTCCGTGAGCTGCAGCCGATGATGGAAAAGCTGTTGCAGCAAGGGATGGATCGTGGCGAATTTCGTAAAGGGATTGAGCCGGGACCCGCGGCTGCATTATTTATCGCTGCATTGGAAGGTTCACTTGTACTCGCGGAGACTGCGCGTGATATAGGGATTATTGAACAATCAGCACGTACATTTTGTCAGATGCTTCGGTAA
- a CDS encoding cache domain-containing sensor histidine kinase — MSKYYSIRTKLIAFMLIATTIPLLASISMTFIQTKTALREQAVAENKRLIFQASTNLNNYVDNVARASLAVYTDPNFLRNLAKIPGDYRAVAEVYTTLQTIRSAVPDVFQLYLHSFAANQSTLIANPFPKREERKQAYSDSLHGKSNDKSPDIWVESAHLSHSYGFKAASADDPPRTVITLHRVIKDVPSTERLGVLAIDLNMDTIAEICSRLYDPTKEQIYVIDNQNQIIFEGKSEVSGTDALRQEAATELNSARSSAGIVQTASGHFEQDHSMYVYQQLGSQFADWTIVKQIPNETLYASATTLTWNNAMIAIAALLLVIVATLFISIRITGPLKQLMRYMNQIQAGRLHVDIRLTSRDEIGVLARHFRDMMDTVNNLILREYRLEIANKTNQLKALQAQIHPHFLYNTLQSIGTLALQQQGQRVYVLLSSLSKMLRYSMRDQTRVTLNEEAEHARLYLELQKERFGDRLEVELDFAENTLRAEMPRMTLQPLIENYFKHGADVQPGKGRIRISSQRTPDDWIQIQLENNGPCIPEDKLSEIQRWLRPASLSSESSQEPDETESIGLRNVMRRLQLNSPPGYNATLTIGNLEPNGVQIIVKIYAGE; from the coding sequence ATGTCAAAATACTACAGCATTCGCACCAAGCTAATCGCTTTTATGCTCATTGCCACGACGATCCCGCTACTGGCATCCATCAGCATGACGTTTATCCAGACCAAAACTGCCCTGCGCGAACAGGCCGTCGCCGAGAACAAACGCCTGATTTTCCAGGCGTCCACCAATCTCAACAATTACGTGGATAACGTGGCACGAGCTTCGCTTGCTGTGTACACTGATCCGAATTTTCTGCGAAATTTGGCAAAAATCCCCGGCGATTATCGCGCAGTTGCCGAGGTATACACCACTCTGCAGACGATACGTTCGGCTGTGCCTGATGTATTTCAGCTGTATCTGCACTCCTTTGCTGCCAATCAATCGACATTAATTGCGAATCCTTTCCCGAAGCGGGAAGAACGCAAACAGGCCTACTCCGACTCGCTTCATGGAAAATCTAACGATAAAAGCCCGGATATCTGGGTCGAATCGGCGCACCTTAGTCATTCTTACGGCTTCAAGGCAGCGTCAGCGGATGATCCTCCAAGAACAGTAATTACCCTTCACCGTGTGATCAAGGATGTGCCTTCGACCGAACGGTTGGGTGTGCTCGCCATCGATTTGAACATGGATACCATTGCCGAAATTTGCAGCAGACTGTATGATCCGACAAAGGAACAGATCTATGTCATCGACAATCAGAACCAGATCATTTTTGAAGGAAAGTCGGAAGTCAGTGGAACGGATGCATTACGGCAAGAAGCAGCAACTGAGCTGAATTCGGCACGTTCCAGTGCAGGGATAGTACAGACCGCTTCAGGTCATTTTGAACAGGATCATTCCATGTATGTGTACCAGCAGTTAGGCAGCCAATTTGCAGACTGGACCATTGTTAAACAGATTCCGAATGAAACACTGTACGCGAGCGCCACCACCTTAACGTGGAATAATGCCATGATCGCTATTGCTGCACTGTTGTTAGTCATTGTAGCAACCCTGTTCATCTCGATCCGGATCACCGGACCGCTCAAGCAATTAATGCGTTATATGAACCAGATTCAGGCAGGACGCCTGCATGTGGATATCCGTTTAACGAGTCGGGACGAGATCGGTGTGCTGGCCCGTCATTTCCGGGATATGATGGATACGGTAAACAACTTGATTTTGCGGGAATATCGCCTTGAGATTGCGAATAAAACCAACCAGCTCAAAGCGCTGCAAGCCCAGATTCATCCCCATTTTCTGTATAATACGTTGCAATCCATCGGTACACTGGCGCTTCAACAGCAAGGACAACGGGTGTATGTGCTGCTCTCTTCCCTATCCAAAATGCTGCGCTACAGCATGCGTGACCAGACCCGGGTCACTTTGAACGAAGAAGCCGAGCATGCACGGCTCTACCTGGAACTGCAAAAAGAGCGGTTCGGTGACCGCCTGGAGGTTGAACTGGATTTTGCCGAAAATACTCTGCGCGCCGAAATGCCGAGGATGACCTTGCAGCCTTTAATCGAGAATTACTTCAAGCATGGAGCGGATGTTCAGCCTGGCAAAGGCAGGATACGAATTTCCAGTCAGCGAACGCCTGACGATTGGATTCAGATTCAACTGGAAAATAACGGGCCGTGCATTCCGGAAGACAAGTTGTCCGAAATTCAGCGTTGGTTGCGTCCGGCATCTCTATCTTCCGAGTCCTCACAGGAACCAGACGAGACCGAGTCAATTGGACTGCGTAATGTGATGCGCAGACTCCAACTGAACTCACCTCCGGGATACAATGCTACGCTTACGATTGGCAATCTGGAACCGAATGGCGTGCAGATCATAGTCAAAATATACGCGGGAGAGTGA
- a CDS encoding DUF1177 domain-containing protein: MPLQKTLLALDALDSAYVNGESVKQLFVQYPQVSVEVLTVQGEKGSTDFVKIIIPGTNGKLSGGQAPTMGIVGRLGGIGARPTRIGLVSDADGAVAAVAAGLKLADMQTKGDSLKGDVIVTTHICPDAPTLPHEPVDFMDSPVDILQMNEHEVLPEMEAILSIDTTKGNRVINHKGIAISPTVKEGYILRVSDDLLRIMEMTTGQLPVTFPITTQDITPYGNDLYHINSILQPAVATHAPVVGVAVTAQSAVPGCGTGASHEVDIASAVRLVVETAKEFTNGTCSFYNVEEYNLITRLYGSMKVLQTPGIQAAPSA; this comes from the coding sequence ATGCCACTTCAAAAAACGTTATTGGCACTGGACGCGCTGGACAGCGCTTATGTAAATGGTGAGAGTGTAAAGCAATTGTTTGTTCAATATCCACAGGTTTCGGTTGAAGTGCTAACCGTACAAGGGGAAAAAGGAAGTACGGATTTTGTTAAAATTATCATCCCTGGTACAAACGGGAAGTTGTCAGGAGGGCAGGCCCCGACCATGGGGATTGTCGGACGACTGGGTGGAATCGGTGCCCGTCCAACACGCATCGGACTCGTTTCGGATGCCGATGGCGCCGTCGCTGCTGTCGCAGCAGGGCTGAAACTCGCGGATATGCAAACCAAGGGTGATTCGCTCAAAGGTGATGTCATTGTGACTACGCATATCTGTCCGGATGCCCCCACGCTTCCGCATGAACCGGTTGATTTTATGGACTCTCCGGTCGACATATTGCAGATGAACGAACATGAGGTTCTGCCCGAGATGGAAGCTATTTTGTCCATCGATACAACCAAAGGAAATCGGGTGATTAACCATAAAGGGATCGCCATTTCTCCCACGGTAAAAGAGGGATACATTTTACGAGTGAGTGATGATTTGCTCCGAATTATGGAGATGACCACAGGGCAGCTGCCTGTGACTTTCCCGATTACGACGCAGGATATTACGCCATACGGCAATGACTTATACCATATCAATTCCATTTTACAACCAGCAGTGGCTACACATGCACCTGTTGTAGGCGTAGCTGTAACTGCTCAATCCGCAGTTCCGGGATGCGGCACAGGAGCGAGTCATGAGGTTGATATTGCAAGCGCAGTTCGTTTGGTGGTGGAGACAGCCAAGGAATTCACGAATGGCACCTGTTCTTTCTACAATGTGGAAGAATATAACCTGATTACTCGTCTGTATGGATCAATGAAAGTGCTCCAGACCCCAGGGATCCAGGCAGCTCCGTCTGCATAG
- a CDS encoding aminopeptidase has product MNQQRIDVSKNVLVECLGLRSGETLAVVADDAKRELAESIYEAGKALGADAVLMVMKERSKSGEEPPAPIAEAMKRADVAVCVTRYSLTHTQARKQAAAAGTRVATMPGMTDDMFMNGAITAEYPKVKALTDKVTGMLSAGRSVRIEKDGHQLSFSIQGRNGVPSTGMYLNPGESGNLPSGEAYIAPVEGIGEGEILVDGSIAGIGAIGEPVLLTVREGRLVMATGAEGDKLLSMLGEGDGRILGEFGIGTNDKARITGVVLEDEKVYGTIHVAFGSNNTFGGTVAAGVHIDAVVQKPDVYIDDVLIMRQGELLDQ; this is encoded by the coding sequence ATGAATCAGCAACGAATTGACGTCAGTAAAAATGTTTTGGTGGAATGCCTTGGGCTTCGCAGTGGTGAGACACTGGCTGTCGTAGCGGATGATGCCAAGAGAGAACTGGCCGAATCCATATATGAGGCAGGCAAGGCACTGGGAGCAGATGCGGTGCTTATGGTGATGAAGGAACGGAGCAAGTCCGGTGAAGAACCGCCTGCGCCGATTGCCGAAGCAATGAAGCGTGCAGATGTCGCGGTATGCGTAACTCGTTATTCACTAACCCATACGCAAGCTCGTAAACAGGCGGCCGCTGCTGGAACCCGGGTGGCAACGATGCCGGGCATGACGGATGATATGTTCATGAACGGTGCCATTACAGCAGAATATCCCAAAGTGAAGGCCTTGACCGATAAGGTTACAGGCATGCTAAGTGCAGGGAGAAGTGTCCGTATCGAGAAAGATGGACACCAGCTGTCGTTCTCCATTCAGGGACGTAATGGCGTGCCAAGCACAGGCATGTACCTCAATCCGGGTGAGTCCGGCAATTTGCCTTCGGGTGAAGCTTACATCGCCCCAGTTGAAGGTATTGGAGAAGGTGAAATCCTGGTGGATGGCTCAATTGCCGGAATAGGTGCGATTGGTGAACCTGTTCTATTGACGGTTAGAGAGGGCCGCCTTGTTATGGCAACTGGCGCTGAAGGAGACAAGCTGTTATCCATGCTTGGAGAAGGTGATGGTCGAATTCTTGGCGAGTTCGGCATTGGCACCAATGACAAGGCTCGAATTACAGGTGTTGTCCTGGAGGACGAGAAAGTCTACGGTACGATTCATGTTGCTTTTGGAAGTAACAATACCTTTGGTGGCACAGTTGCAGCAGGCGTTCACATTGATGCTGTTGTGCAGAAGCCGGATGTTTACATTGATGATGTGTTGATTATGCGTCAGGGAGAACTGCTCGATCAATAA
- a CDS encoding carbohydrate ABC transporter permease: METSKNYRFSTIVTEIVMVLIGLLFLVPFYFLFVNSVKTFGDLLTNSAAWPEVFQWGNYANAWEKIKFPSALMNSLIVTVVSNLLLVLISSMAAYRMVRSDTRFNRILFGMFIAAMVIPFQSIMIPLVTVTSNLGLIDSLFGLIICYLGFGAPMSIFLFHGFVKSVPLEIEEAARVDGSSAYGVFFRIVFPLMKPMYVTVIILNTLWIWNDYLLPSLILQSSNLRTIPIATFALFGQYTKQWDLALPALVLGIMPIIIFFLLMQKYIIQGITAGSVKG, translated from the coding sequence ATGGAAACGTCAAAAAATTACCGCTTCAGTACCATTGTAACCGAGATTGTGATGGTACTCATTGGATTATTGTTCCTGGTTCCGTTTTACTTCCTGTTTGTCAATTCGGTCAAAACATTCGGTGACCTGCTTACCAATTCGGCCGCATGGCCGGAGGTGTTCCAATGGGGCAACTATGCAAACGCTTGGGAGAAAATTAAATTCCCTTCAGCGCTGATGAACTCGCTCATCGTCACTGTAGTCAGCAATCTGCTGCTGGTGTTGATCAGCTCCATGGCCGCCTATCGAATGGTACGCAGCGATACGCGCTTCAACCGGATTTTGTTCGGCATGTTCATTGCTGCCATGGTGATTCCGTTTCAGTCTATCATGATTCCACTCGTTACTGTAACCAGTAATCTTGGACTGATCGACAGTCTCTTCGGACTCATCATCTGTTATCTCGGTTTTGGCGCACCGATGTCCATCTTCCTGTTCCACGGATTCGTCAAATCGGTTCCGCTCGAAATTGAAGAAGCAGCTCGGGTGGATGGAAGCTCCGCCTACGGCGTGTTCTTCCGGATTGTGTTCCCGCTCATGAAGCCGATGTATGTTACCGTCATTATTCTGAATACACTCTGGATCTGGAATGACTATCTGCTGCCATCCCTGATTCTGCAAAGCTCCAATTTGCGTACAATTCCGATTGCGACCTTTGCGCTCTTCGGACAATATACGAAACAATGGGATCTCGCCCTGCCTGCACTGGTGCTTGGCATCATGCCAATTATCATCTTCTTCCTGCTGATGCAGAAATACATCATTCAGGGGATTACTGCTGGATCTGTTAAAGGGTAA
- a CDS encoding ABC transporter substrate-binding protein, producing the protein MKRMTKLTLLMLIAFSVMLAGCGNGDKSGSPVNTDTQGGGEAAAGDKTIKIFQFKVEIAEALNRLKAEYESSHPGIKLDIQTVGGGSDYGAALKAKFAAGEQPDIFNVGGYRELDTWLEYLEDLSGEAWVKDVLDVAKEPMTKDGKLYGQPLALEGYGFIYNKDLFQKAGITEIPTTLEQLDQAAQKLQAAGITPFSNGYQEWWVLGNHNVNVAFANQADPVKFIQGLNEGTEKIPGNQVFTDWMNLLDLTLKYSNKNPLTTDYNTQVTLFASGEAAMMQQGNWTQVQIDGIDPDLNLGILPMPITNEPNDKLFVGVPNYWVVNKNSQVKPEAKEFLEWLVTSDTGKQYMTKEFKFIPAFSSIQASEEDLGDLATDIMKYSQENKTLSWNFNRFPEGVPQEFGSTIQAYVAGKSDKKALLDALQQNWDSLKK; encoded by the coding sequence ATGAAAAGAATGACCAAGTTGACGTTGCTTATGCTGATTGCTTTTTCTGTAATGCTTGCGGGTTGTGGCAACGGAGATAAGAGTGGAAGTCCTGTCAACACTGACACCCAAGGTGGCGGAGAAGCTGCTGCTGGAGACAAAACCATTAAAATCTTTCAATTCAAAGTCGAAATTGCGGAAGCGCTTAACCGTCTCAAAGCGGAATATGAGTCCTCTCATCCAGGCATCAAATTGGACATTCAGACCGTTGGTGGCGGTAGTGACTACGGCGCTGCATTGAAAGCCAAGTTCGCTGCTGGCGAACAACCTGACATTTTCAACGTTGGTGGGTATCGTGAACTGGATACATGGCTCGAATATCTGGAAGATCTGTCAGGTGAAGCATGGGTAAAAGATGTGCTTGATGTTGCCAAAGAGCCGATGACCAAAGACGGAAAACTGTATGGACAGCCGCTGGCACTGGAAGGCTATGGCTTCATTTATAACAAAGACCTCTTCCAAAAAGCAGGTATCACTGAAATTCCAACGACACTGGAACAGTTGGATCAGGCTGCACAGAAACTTCAAGCCGCAGGCATTACCCCGTTCTCCAATGGTTATCAGGAATGGTGGGTACTCGGCAATCATAACGTAAACGTGGCATTTGCGAATCAGGCAGATCCGGTGAAATTTATTCAAGGTCTTAACGAAGGTACGGAGAAAATCCCTGGCAATCAGGTGTTCACAGACTGGATGAACTTGCTCGACTTGACGCTGAAATACAGCAACAAAAACCCGCTCACAACCGACTACAACACACAGGTAACCCTGTTTGCCAGTGGGGAAGCAGCGATGATGCAGCAAGGGAACTGGACGCAAGTACAAATTGATGGCATCGATCCTGATCTGAATCTTGGCATTCTGCCGATGCCAATTACGAATGAACCGAACGACAAATTGTTTGTTGGTGTACCGAACTACTGGGTTGTGAACAAGAATTCGCAAGTGAAGCCGGAAGCGAAAGAATTTCTGGAATGGCTCGTGACATCCGATACGGGAAAACAGTATATGACCAAAGAATTCAAGTTTATCCCGGCGTTTAGTTCCATTCAGGCATCCGAAGAGGATCTGGGTGACCTCGCAACCGATATCATGAAGTACAGCCAAGAAAACAAAACATTAAGCTGGAACTTCAATCGTTTCCCTGAAGGTGTTCCACAAGAATTCGGTAGCACGATTCAGGCATATGTGGCAGGCAAATCAGATAAAAAAGCTCTGCTTGATGCATTGCAGCAAAACTGGGATAGTCTGAAAAAATAA
- a CDS encoding carbohydrate ABC transporter permease yields MKHRKSSQLLQQLVFVGPSIVFFILIIVVPFLLGMVYSFTDWNGVSANIHWVGFDNFKQIFANDPKFLSAFWFTVRFTVVGVILTNVIGFFLAYFLTKPLKTRNFLRTIFFMPNVIGGLLLGFIWQFIFVKGFSAVGDVTGWSFFNLPWLGDEPTAFWGIVIVFVWQTAGYLMVIYISSLTNVSPDLLEAAEIDGASRWQVLRSIIFPLIMPGVTICLFLAISWSFKMFDLNLSLTKGGPFGSTESVALNIYNEAFVNNRYGIGTAKALVFFVIVAIITMIQVRVTKSKEVEA; encoded by the coding sequence ATGAAGCATCGCAAATCTTCACAGCTGTTACAGCAGCTTGTGTTCGTGGGTCCCTCCATCGTCTTTTTTATTCTCATTATCGTGGTACCTTTCCTGCTTGGCATGGTATATTCCTTTACCGACTGGAACGGGGTGTCGGCGAACATTCATTGGGTAGGGTTCGACAATTTCAAGCAAATTTTTGCGAATGATCCCAAGTTTCTATCTGCGTTTTGGTTTACGGTGCGCTTCACCGTGGTTGGTGTAATTTTGACCAATGTTATCGGTTTTTTCCTGGCGTATTTCCTGACCAAGCCGCTCAAGACGAGAAACTTTCTGCGCACGATCTTTTTTATGCCTAACGTGATCGGTGGATTGTTGCTCGGCTTTATCTGGCAGTTCATATTTGTGAAAGGGTTTTCAGCAGTAGGCGACGTAACCGGATGGTCCTTCTTCAACCTCCCATGGTTGGGAGACGAGCCGACCGCCTTCTGGGGTATCGTCATTGTATTTGTCTGGCAGACCGCAGGATATCTGATGGTTATCTACATCTCATCATTGACCAACGTATCACCGGATCTGCTGGAAGCTGCCGAAATTGATGGTGCCAGCCGTTGGCAGGTACTGCGCAGTATTATTTTCCCGCTCATTATGCCGGGAGTCACAATCTGTCTGTTCCTTGCCATCTCCTGGTCCTTCAAAATGTTCGATCTCAATCTGTCGCTGACCAAAGGCGGACCGTTTGGATCAACAGAATCGGTAGCGCTGAATATTTACAATGAAGCTTTTGTAAATAATCGGTACGGTATCGGTACAGCCAAAGCACTTGTATTCTTCGTAATCGTTGCCATTATCACCATGATCCAGGTGCGTGTGACGAAGAGCAAGGAGGTGGAGGCATAG
- a CDS encoding alpha/beta fold hydrolase: MSIHNSSSSSLNAERETDLNTAKNNNATDSTTILMTGSTGFIGKEAVKQLGNSEAQLLLLVRSKSKARTALNAYGVTDFSRITYIQGDLSAPGLGLTKADRERALQANIIIHAGGTMDVTLQPKVAEQIFMNGARGMAELAEDIQRTHGLRHFIHVVGFMSPYGRNNSPSISSPNEDAGDKSSGKKSVISKVFHSESAYEHMKFEADRYIRQHAEQHSYVLSVVNPSTIVGPYPTGATEQTGGIGMMIQAMRRRRMPVIPGGQQHWLPLVSNDVVAQTLVFLTQDSNPSGGTYPLLSRKADSPDMKELIRLLAAELDVSAPRWSVPLPMIHAAMKAGGTKISGIPPESIAFITKQEFEVQQTERLFQRMGQKLPEFSELLPYVTADLDYRFSYPSQEDLPQGWTRTRKGSLAVLVHEGEGEPWVIVHGLMSSADDMIPLGDVLWSMTGNPIWLVDLAGFGRSPVHRNKIKGTAFKGQVEAVRSVLDEIQGPVKLVGHSVGAAIAAAVLQESGRENIQLAMLQPVWGAPKDGMQRLISRFPRRMLQGLLSRMTPQQVAGQLKRAEASEINPTLLEGYARRASSGLKSPRIAGANADLLHWIKSHSSDIVPQTSADAQRTLMVWGTNDKGYSRPENIHSSVQRAELPYGHQFPLFQAEEAASLLVEWQMKRR, encoded by the coding sequence ATGAGTATACATAATTCATCATCATCATCATTAAACGCAGAACGTGAGACTGACCTCAATACAGCTAAGAACAACAATGCGACTGATTCAACCACTATTTTGATGACGGGCAGTACCGGGTTTATCGGCAAAGAGGCAGTAAAACAACTTGGGAACAGTGAAGCGCAGTTATTATTGCTTGTACGTTCTAAATCCAAAGCGAGGACGGCTCTAAATGCATACGGAGTAACGGATTTCAGCCGAATAACGTATATTCAGGGCGATCTGTCAGCTCCAGGCCTCGGTCTAACCAAAGCTGATCGTGAACGTGCTCTTCAGGCCAATATCATAATTCATGCAGGTGGGACGATGGATGTTACATTGCAACCAAAGGTGGCAGAACAGATTTTTATGAATGGAGCAAGAGGTATGGCCGAACTGGCGGAAGATATCCAGCGCACACACGGATTAAGGCATTTTATCCACGTGGTTGGTTTTATGAGTCCGTACGGGAGGAATAATTCCCCGTCCATATCATCACCTAATGAAGATGCTGGGGATAAGTCGAGCGGGAAGAAGTCAGTGATAAGTAAAGTGTTCCATTCGGAAAGTGCGTATGAACATATGAAATTCGAAGCGGACCGCTATATTCGACAGCACGCTGAGCAGCATTCGTATGTCTTATCTGTTGTTAATCCGAGTACAATCGTGGGTCCATATCCTACAGGGGCAACTGAACAAACGGGCGGAATTGGCATGATGATACAGGCGATGAGAAGGCGTAGAATGCCGGTGATTCCTGGTGGTCAACAGCACTGGCTGCCCCTTGTATCCAATGATGTGGTTGCACAGACCCTCGTTTTTCTGACTCAGGATAGCAATCCATCTGGCGGCACATATCCCTTGTTGTCCAGAAAAGCGGACAGTCCGGATATGAAGGAACTGATTCGTTTACTGGCGGCTGAGTTGGATGTATCTGCACCTCGATGGTCAGTGCCCCTGCCCATGATTCATGCAGCGATGAAGGCTGGTGGCACAAAGATCAGCGGGATACCGCCTGAATCAATCGCGTTTATTACCAAACAGGAGTTTGAAGTGCAGCAAACGGAGCGGTTGTTTCAGCGAATGGGACAAAAATTGCCTGAATTTAGCGAGTTATTACCTTATGTGACAGCAGATTTGGATTATCGTTTCAGCTACCCCTCACAGGAGGATTTGCCTCAGGGTTGGACTCGGACGCGTAAGGGCAGTCTTGCGGTGCTGGTCCATGAGGGTGAGGGGGAGCCATGGGTGATTGTTCATGGTTTGATGAGTAGTGCTGACGATATGATCCCGCTGGGAGATGTGTTATGGAGTATGACGGGAAACCCGATATGGCTTGTGGATCTTGCCGGATTCGGGCGTTCTCCGGTTCATCGCAACAAGATAAAAGGGACGGCCTTCAAAGGGCAGGTGGAAGCGGTGCGAAGTGTGCTGGATGAGATACAAGGTCCGGTCAAACTGGTAGGACATTCTGTTGGGGCAGCAATAGCCGCGGCGGTGCTGCAGGAGAGCGGGCGTGAAAATATCCAGCTGGCCATGCTGCAACCCGTATGGGGGGCTCCGAAGGATGGAATGCAGCGCCTGATATCAAGGTTCCCGAGAAGAATGCTGCAAGGACTGTTATCTCGGATGACTCCACAGCAAGTGGCCGGGCAGTTAAAAAGGGCAGAAGCTTCGGAGATCAATCCAACCCTGCTGGAAGGCTACGCGAGAAGAGCTTCTTCTGGTTTGAAGTCTCCTCGCATTGCAGGAGCGAATGCTGATTTGCTCCACTGGATAAAGTCCCATTCAAGCGATATAGTGCCACAGACCAGTGCAGATGCGCAGCGCACACTCATGGTTTGGGGGACAAACGATAAGGGATACTCACGCCCCGAAAATATCCATTCATCCGTTCAACGTGCGGAACTTCCCTATGGGCACCAATTTCCCCTATTTCAGGCGGAAGAAGCAGCTTCACTGCTTGTGGAATGGCAAATGAAGAGACGGTAA
- a CDS encoding aspartate/glutamate racemase family protein — protein MLGLIRVITLHYEEDIHRHGALIEGRYGIQVRSRCIPDQPLGVYDQSTELESIPKIVDLARKLEQEGCTSIGISCAADPALAEMRAAVHIPVYGAGSCAAHLALTSAARVGVLTILEEVPHLIRGILGDAYIGMERPEGVVTTLDLNTPQGRIAAMEAARRLKAEGAESIVLACTGFATMGFAMEVEKELHIRALDPIYSLGAAVSALKV, from the coding sequence ATGTTGGGTCTTATCAGAGTGATTACGCTTCATTATGAAGAGGATATCCACAGACACGGGGCATTAATCGAAGGACGTTACGGCATCCAGGTTCGGAGTCGCTGCATTCCCGATCAACCGCTGGGGGTATATGATCAGTCCACAGAGCTTGAATCGATTCCCAAAATTGTGGATCTGGCACGAAAACTGGAACAGGAAGGCTGTACCTCTATTGGTATCAGTTGTGCAGCCGATCCGGCTCTTGCAGAAATGCGTGCTGCAGTGCACATCCCAGTCTATGGAGCAGGGTCATGTGCTGCTCATCTTGCACTCACATCAGCGGCGCGTGTAGGTGTATTGACCATCCTAGAGGAAGTGCCTCATCTGATTCGAGGAATACTAGGTGATGCCTATATTGGAATGGAGCGTCCCGAAGGTGTGGTAACTACGCTGGATCTCAACACACCACAGGGGCGAATCGCGGCTATGGAAGCAGCCAGGAGACTGAAGGCGGAGGGCGCTGAGTCTATCGTTCTTGCGTGTACCGGTTTTGCAACGATGGGTTTCGCCATGGAAGTGGAAAAAGAACTGCATATCCGGGCGCTTGATCCGATCTATTCATTAGGGGCAGCTGTGTCTGCATTGAAGGTCTGA